A single window of Leptospira wolffii serovar Khorat str. Khorat-H2 DNA harbors:
- a CDS encoding prohibitin family protein: MNQSSFIKPLLTRLSLAILVVLFGVGCYTNIRPGEAGLRYNPLTSGLQSDLLTNAVYFYAPWNDIILYPTQWTSYKEKVDVLTRDDLTINVVAAVILRPVASQIYNLQIEIGPDYYEKVVRPQFRTSVRNALSAYSMIRISKETPKVSQDIRLALGEKLKGKHIEIDDVIIDDIEYSRPILTAIEGKLTKEQEQEQMKFEINIAKKDAEITVIHAEAKAKATVIEAEAKAKAQKLIAAALTKQLIQLRAFENPNTKLLMVPTGKDSLPLILNTPADKENGKPGE; the protein is encoded by the coding sequence ATGAATCAGTCCTCTTTTATAAAACCACTTTTGACCCGTCTTAGCTTGGCGATCCTCGTAGTCCTTTTCGGCGTAGGATGCTATACCAATATACGTCCCGGAGAGGCGGGGCTTCGTTACAATCCCTTAACGTCCGGATTGCAAAGCGATTTGTTGACCAATGCCGTCTACTTCTACGCACCATGGAACGATATTATACTTTATCCCACCCAATGGACTTCCTATAAGGAAAAGGTGGATGTACTCACACGGGATGATCTTACGATCAATGTGGTGGCTGCGGTGATCCTAAGGCCAGTCGCGAGCCAGATATACAATCTTCAAATCGAAATCGGACCCGATTATTACGAAAAAGTGGTCCGTCCACAATTCAGGACCTCCGTTAGGAACGCTTTGTCCGCTTATAGCATGATTCGGATATCCAAAGAGACGCCCAAAGTCTCCCAGGACATACGACTGGCCTTGGGAGAGAAACTGAAAGGTAAGCATATAGAGATCGACGACGTGATCATAGACGATATCGAATATAGTAGACCTATCCTGACTGCCATCGAAGGGAAATTGACCAAAGAGCAGGAACAGGAACAGATGAAATTCGAGATCAATATCGCGAAGAAGGATGCCGAAATCACCGTCATACACGCCGAGGCGAAAGCAAAGGCCACGGTAATCGAAGCGGAAGCAAAAGCGAAAGCCCAAAAATTGATCGCTGCGGCCCTGACCAAGCAGCTGATACAATTGAGAGCCTTCGAAAACCCGAATACCAAATTGCTGATGGTCCCGACCGGCAAGGATTCTCTTCCGCTTATCCTGAATACTCCCGCGGATAAGGAAAACGGAAAACCTGGAGAGTGA
- a CDS encoding UvrD-helicase domain-containing protein translates to MDTTKYTSDQREIIEDDSRFLQIIAAAGSGKTTTLVGVVQRELEKGTIGEGILVLSFTRKAAGEIRERIRQKTGRDDVRVHTFHAFCLYAISTWHPEYKVRKPRIVLPKEKNAFFRDWFRKSPEIIGGIPYELLGGDSALPENFVGEWKIRLEEEYSSYKRKEGKLDFDDLVAVFLDSLEQKEPWTDIPRGLLKRILVDEFQDTDSEQLRFLQLLSDRSGILVVGDDSQSIYAFRGADIRPFLDFPILFPNCSRRFLNTNFRSLPKIVDISSIPIRKNKNKIEKKVIAHRKGRADVSRIRIDKIQDLFPFLEKSYVQSGGDLKILCRSNHRIREYVRAGIPIELLMTIHASKGLEFHTIFVDLADGWNIRKNSPLETFEEEHRILYVALSRAKDCLAIVGRKGSSNRETAEDLFFSYFQKEVPLRRKG, encoded by the coding sequence ATGGACACAACTAAATACACCTCCGACCAAAGGGAGATCATCGAAGACGATAGTCGATTCTTACAAATCATCGCGGCCGCCGGATCTGGAAAGACGACTACTCTCGTAGGAGTCGTGCAAAGAGAACTCGAGAAAGGCACTATAGGAGAAGGAATCCTAGTCTTGAGTTTTACCAGAAAAGCGGCGGGAGAAATCCGGGAAAGAATCCGACAGAAAACGGGCCGGGACGACGTAAGAGTACATACATTCCACGCATTTTGTCTGTACGCCATCAGCACCTGGCATCCCGAATATAAGGTTCGAAAACCAAGGATCGTTTTGCCGAAAGAGAAGAATGCATTCTTCCGAGATTGGTTCCGAAAATCCCCGGAAATCATCGGAGGAATCCCATACGAACTATTAGGCGGAGATTCGGCACTTCCCGAAAATTTCGTAGGAGAATGGAAGATTCGCCTAGAAGAGGAATATTCTTCCTACAAAAGAAAGGAAGGAAAGCTGGACTTCGACGATCTGGTCGCGGTTTTTCTGGATTCCTTAGAGCAGAAGGAACCGTGGACGGATATCCCCAGAGGCTTACTAAAAAGAATTTTAGTCGACGAATTCCAGGACACCGATTCCGAACAATTACGTTTTCTGCAACTACTCTCTGACCGGAGCGGAATTCTGGTCGTCGGAGACGATTCCCAAAGTATTTACGCTTTCCGAGGCGCGGATATCCGACCGTTTCTGGATTTTCCGATCCTATTTCCGAATTGCAGCAGAAGATTCCTGAACACGAACTTCCGCTCATTACCCAAAATCGTAGACATATCATCGATTCCCATACGCAAGAATAAGAACAAAATCGAAAAGAAGGTGATCGCTCACCGTAAAGGTCGCGCGGACGTCTCAAGGATCCGAATCGATAAAATCCAAGATCTATTTCCTTTTTTAGAGAAGTCTTATGTTCAAAGCGGTGGAGATCTAAAGATTCTCTGCAGATCCAATCACAGAATCCGCGAATACGTAAGAGCGGGAATACCGATCGAGTTATTGATGACGATACATGCATCCAAGGGTTTGGAATTCCATACGATCTTCGTGGATTTGGCGGACGGTTGGAATATCAGAAAGAATTCTCCCTTGGAAACTTTCGAAGAGGAACATAGAATTCTTTACGTGGCCCTTTCCCGGGCAAAGGATTGCCTCGCGATTGTAGGAAGAAAAGGAAGTTCCAACAGAGAAACCGCCGAGGATCTATTCTTCTCCTATTTTCAAAAAGAGGTGCCTCTCCGGAGAAAAGGATAA
- a CDS encoding HEAT repeat domain-containing protein, which translates to MSILRILVLGIILSFAANLSAKEMIHEKLDQMFFDQIKKLESGNLEERIQAADYLKFVTSKLAVRPLLKALKGNPNVPKSDENSPSLKFVVAQALGAMESDISGSVMVEEFKRISPAVQENDVPTFSAPEGYNLVIATGEILRNIGLLPYAKENQDAIIAALGHPNFYVRASAADGLKNLNRKDSLSQLNAAIDKEKNPFAKVAILNAIVYLNRIANQKFYDLCAFLKDESPLVRYRASIAVGEVDLKAGEFSLREALLVEHDPMVREQIKKDLANVTGFKMPQNSLLFRD; encoded by the coding sequence ATGTCAATTTTACGAATCCTTGTCCTTGGAATCATTCTATCTTTCGCAGCTAACCTTTCCGCAAAGGAAATGATTCATGAAAAGCTGGATCAGATGTTTTTCGACCAGATCAAAAAGCTGGAAAGCGGCAATTTGGAAGAAAGAATCCAAGCTGCCGATTATTTGAAATTCGTAACGAGTAAGCTGGCCGTTCGCCCTTTACTCAAGGCCTTAAAGGGAAATCCGAACGTTCCCAAATCGGATGAGAATTCTCCTTCTTTGAAATTCGTAGTAGCTCAGGCGCTCGGCGCCATGGAATCAGATATTTCCGGCTCCGTGATGGTAGAAGAATTCAAGAGAATCTCTCCTGCCGTTCAGGAAAACGATGTTCCTACATTCAGCGCTCCCGAGGGATACAATCTGGTCATCGCCACCGGAGAAATTTTAAGGAATATCGGACTTTTACCTTATGCAAAAGAAAATCAGGACGCGATCATCGCGGCACTGGGACATCCTAATTTTTACGTAAGGGCTTCCGCTGCGGATGGATTAAAGAATTTGAATCGAAAGGATTCCCTTTCCCAACTGAACGCGGCCATCGATAAGGAAAAGAATCCTTTCGCAAAGGTAGCAATTCTGAATGCCATCGTTTATCTGAATCGGATCGCAAACCAGAAATTCTACGATCTTTGCGCCTTTCTGAAGGACGAGTCTCCTCTGGTCCGTTATCGCGCTTCCATCGCGGTCGGAGAAGTGGATCTGAAGGCGGGAGAATTTTCTCTTCGTGAAGCTCTACTCGTGGAGCACGATCCCATGGTCAGAGAGCAGATTAAAAAGGATCTGGCGAATGTGACCGGATTTAAGATGCCGCAAAATAGTCTCCTATTTAGAGACTGA
- a CDS encoding metal-dependent hydrolase, translated as MSATAQKKERNLKPINGDSPTVRKMDFEGLDQLSDFYMAGNNSFLTHIVNAYHVIFPEGERFFIKSVKAFSDQVQDPALQNSIKGFIGQEVQHGKEHEKALAMLEKQGRPVSRILKFYVKTAYGFIFPLFEFLFGKKLKLSVTAGLEHYTASMGEVTLRFRLYDQAEGEMRNLLLWHACEEIEHKSVAYDVLQTVSKSYFLRILGFIIASFTFWGYAFILQHMFIFADPKIGLKKYFRDFIAALPYLGLLLVEEGKLILLYFKPSFHPNQTGGYEMANEALATI; from the coding sequence ATGTCTGCGACTGCTCAGAAGAAAGAAAGGAATTTGAAACCCATTAACGGCGATTCTCCTACGGTCCGTAAAATGGATTTCGAAGGGTTGGATCAACTTTCGGATTTTTATATGGCTGGGAACAATAGCTTCCTGACTCACATCGTGAACGCTTACCACGTTATTTTTCCGGAAGGAGAAAGATTCTTTATTAAAAGCGTGAAGGCCTTTTCGGATCAAGTTCAGGATCCGGCGTTGCAGAATAGCATTAAGGGTTTTATCGGGCAGGAGGTCCAACACGGCAAGGAGCACGAGAAAGCTCTGGCTATGTTGGAGAAACAGGGTCGTCCGGTTTCTCGTATTTTGAAATTCTATGTGAAGACAGCTTACGGATTCATTTTTCCTTTATTCGAATTCCTTTTCGGTAAGAAATTGAAACTTTCGGTGACCGCAGGTTTGGAGCATTATACCGCCTCCATGGGCGAAGTGACTCTTCGTTTTCGTCTCTACGATCAGGCGGAAGGAGAGATGAGGAATCTTCTTCTCTGGCATGCTTGCGAAGAGATAGAGCATAAATCCGTGGCTTACGACGTATTGCAAACAGTCTCCAAGAGTTATTTTCTAAGGATTCTGGGTTTTATCATCGCCTCTTTCACGTTCTGGGGTTATGCGTTCATTCTACAACACATGTTCATCTTTGCCGATCCTAAGATCGGTCTTAAAAAATATTTCCGCGATTTCATTGCGGCGCTTCCTTATCTAGGCTTGCTCTTAGTGGAAGAAGGAAAACTGATACTTCTCTATTTCAAACCGAGTTTCCATCCGAATCAAACAGGCGGTTACGAAATGGCGAACGAAGCCCTGGCTACGATTTAA
- a CDS encoding YciI family protein has product MKFFLVELEYTVPLEILDKTVPAHREFLQIQYDKGVFLLSGPKEPRVGGLILARANSLEELQGILINDPFSQQKYANYKYTEFHPVKLQPYIKQWVEE; this is encoded by the coding sequence ATGAAATTCTTCTTAGTAGAATTAGAATACACAGTCCCACTCGAAATCCTAGACAAGACCGTCCCCGCCCATAGGGAATTCCTACAAATCCAATACGACAAAGGAGTATTTCTACTCTCGGGTCCGAAAGAACCTCGAGTAGGAGGATTGATTCTCGCTAGAGCGAATTCTTTGGAAGAACTACAAGGAATCCTAATAAACGATCCTTTTTCCCAGCAAAAATACGCGAATTACAAGTACACCGAATTCCATCCGGTAAAGCTCCAACCCTATATCAAGCAGTGGGTGGAAGAATAA
- a CDS encoding DedA family protein has product METIKFVLDFFLHLEQHLDALIQSYGVWIYVILFLIIFCETGLVVTPFLPGDSLLFAIGAFAARGSLDLGTILISLVIAAILGDTVNYAIGNLAGEQILAKEKVPFLNKKHLEKAHRFYEQYGGKTIIIARFIPIVRTFAPFVAGIGKMTYAKFIIYNVVGAVLWIIIFTIGGYKFGNLEFVQRNFKIVVLAIIVISVMPAVIEYLRELRKARRRAKN; this is encoded by the coding sequence TTGGAAACAATCAAATTTGTTCTAGACTTTTTTCTGCATTTAGAGCAGCATCTCGACGCTCTTATCCAATCTTACGGCGTTTGGATCTATGTGATATTATTTCTGATTATTTTCTGCGAGACAGGTTTGGTCGTGACTCCCTTCCTCCCGGGAGATAGCCTACTGTTCGCTATCGGTGCTTTTGCGGCCCGAGGCTCTTTGGATTTAGGAACCATTTTGATATCCTTAGTGATCGCGGCCATTTTAGGCGATACCGTGAATTATGCCATTGGAAACCTCGCTGGAGAGCAGATTCTTGCTAAGGAAAAGGTTCCTTTCCTAAACAAGAAGCATCTGGAGAAAGCGCATAGATTTTACGAGCAGTATGGCGGAAAAACCATCATTATCGCCAGGTTCATTCCTATCGTAAGAACCTTCGCTCCTTTCGTCGCAGGCATCGGAAAGATGACCTATGCTAAATTCATTATTTATAATGTTGTCGGCGCGGTTCTCTGGATCATCATTTTTACGATCGGCGGATATAAATTCGGAAATTTGGAATTCGTCCAAAGAAATTTCAAGATCGTGGTATTGGCTATTATCGTGATTTCCGTGATGCCCGCAGTAATCGAGTATCTACGCGAGCTTAGAAAAGCCCGTCGTCGCGCTAAAAACTAA
- a CDS encoding polyhydroxyalkanoate synthesis regulator DNA-binding domain-containing protein — protein sequence MKVLKRYANRRLYDPETSKTITLEDVAEMIIAGDEIRVIDNMSGQDITPKILGQTFLKVSLGQRNEEFSNYMLSALIRETGKNISALFGRLVLGGIGLAYLTKEKMDKILQSMVALGELRLEEVKSYREDLLTHLATRASENSEQIQEDLKKLGRELEEGGEKELAVEDLSEKIRRIAERVKETEPL from the coding sequence ATGAAGGTCCTTAAAAGATACGCTAACCGAAGACTGTACGACCCTGAAACCAGTAAGACGATTACTTTGGAAGACGTGGCGGAGATGATCATTGCGGGCGACGAAATTCGGGTGATCGATAATATGAGTGGCCAGGACATCACCCCAAAGATCCTGGGCCAGACCTTTCTGAAGGTAAGTCTGGGACAAAGAAACGAAGAATTTTCCAATTATATGCTCTCCGCTCTGATCCGAGAGACCGGCAAGAATATCAGCGCGCTCTTCGGAAGGCTGGTTCTTGGCGGGATCGGTCTCGCTTATCTCACCAAAGAAAAAATGGACAAAATCCTCCAAAGCATGGTGGCTTTGGGAGAGCTTCGCCTCGAAGAAGTGAAGAGTTACAGAGAGGATTTGCTGACCCATTTGGCGACCAGGGCCAGCGAGAACAGCGAACAGATCCAGGAAGACCTGAAAAAACTGGGTCGGGAACTGGAAGAGGGCGGCGAAAAGGAATTGGCGGTGGAAGATCTTTCCGAGAAAATTCGCAGGATCGCCGAAAGAGTCAAGGAAACGGAGCCACTTTAA
- a CDS encoding fatty acid desaturase, whose protein sequence is MQKSSLPKETLGSVREILSDKSFENPTYLGILYFLRDLAIFSGVMVLLWNTETWYYLPILWFCSGLLIASLFIVGHDAAHGALFKSERLSYWIGQICMLPSLHAYNQWAYGHNRIHHGHTIKLKGDFVWHPVSPEEYKKFGIFRKAFHRLAWSSLGGGIYYLVEVWLKGMVIFTAPMKEALRDKLLMLAFAFGSAGAVFYFGGKTGTGFDSQLGAWFFVKVWLIPFLAWNYFMGITVYVHHIRPEVPWKGSEEWTPFYGQMRGTVNYHIPVWMNFFLHNIYIHSPHHVHMKIPFYRLPLALKEIKEHYGPYVVERKSLLKDYLEATSKCKLMDMATGRWMTYEEALNDEDESEPELDTVTT, encoded by the coding sequence ATGCAAAAAAGTTCTCTTCCAAAAGAAACGCTCGGTAGCGTCCGGGAAATCTTATCCGATAAAAGCTTCGAAAACCCGACTTACTTGGGTATTCTTTATTTCCTACGGGATCTCGCGATCTTTTCCGGAGTCATGGTTTTACTCTGGAATACGGAGACCTGGTATTACCTTCCCATTCTATGGTTCTGTTCCGGATTACTCATCGCTTCCCTATTCATCGTAGGACATGACGCGGCTCACGGTGCACTGTTCAAGAGCGAAAGATTGTCCTACTGGATAGGACAAATCTGTATGTTGCCTTCCCTACACGCCTATAACCAATGGGCTTACGGACACAATCGCATCCATCACGGGCATACGATCAAGCTGAAAGGGGACTTCGTATGGCATCCCGTTTCTCCGGAAGAATATAAGAAATTCGGAATATTCAGAAAAGCGTTCCACAGACTCGCCTGGTCTTCCCTAGGTGGAGGAATCTACTATCTGGTGGAAGTTTGGTTAAAAGGGATGGTAATATTCACCGCCCCTATGAAAGAAGCGCTAAGAGACAAACTACTCATGCTCGCTTTCGCTTTCGGATCCGCCGGCGCGGTATTTTATTTCGGTGGAAAAACGGGAACCGGTTTCGATTCCCAACTGGGAGCCTGGTTCTTCGTGAAAGTTTGGCTCATTCCTTTCCTGGCTTGGAATTATTTCATGGGAATCACCGTCTACGTGCATCACATACGTCCGGAAGTTCCTTGGAAAGGATCCGAAGAATGGACTCCGTTTTACGGACAAATGAGAGGAACGGTAAATTATCATATCCCGGTCTGGATGAATTTCTTCCTACATAATATCTATATCCATTCTCCTCACCATGTTCATATGAAGATTCCTTTCTATCGACTCCCTCTCGCCCTGAAAGAAATCAAGGAGCATTACGGGCCTTACGTAGTGGAAAGAAAGTCCCTATTGAAAGACTACCTCGAAGCCACATCCAAATGCAAACTTATGGACATGGCGACGGGACGTTGGATGACCTACGAGGAAGCTCTCAACGACGAGGACGAATCCGAGCCGGAATTGGATACTGTAACGACCTAA
- a CDS encoding DUF6984 family protein: MMDSFRQLTEKKDRKFAERIAEENFPDSDGLLVSAVLDIDQYGNLYELDIWKTDFTELKEIPDFLSD, encoded by the coding sequence ATGATGGATTCTTTCCGACAATTAACCGAAAAGAAAGACAGAAAATTCGCTGAAAGAATTGCCGAAGAGAATTTTCCGGATTCGGACGGACTGCTCGTATCCGCAGTGCTGGATATAGATCAGTACGGAAATCTATACGAACTCGATATTTGGAAAACGGATTTTACTGAACTCAAAGAAATTCCCGACTTCCTTTCGGATTGA
- a CDS encoding metal-dependent hydrolase: MSSQTRKRNLKSIDANSPTVRKMDFQGMENLPDHYISNNAYLTHTVNAYHILFPEGERFFIKSVKAFADRVQDPGLSSRVKSFIGQEVQHGKEHEKILEVLKGQGRPISFMVKVYEKTAFGFFLPLFEFLFGKKLKLSVTAGLEHYTASMAEISIRHNLHEDAYGEMRNLLLWHACEEIEHKSVAYDVLQTVSKSYFLRILGFIIASFMFWGYSLSFQHWFLLTDKKVGIRKYFQDLRASRDYGKILYPQIFRAALLYFKKDFHPDQTGGYELANEALVTI, encoded by the coding sequence ATGAGCTCTCAAACGAGAAAAAGAAATCTAAAATCCATAGACGCGAATTCTCCTACGGTTCGCAAAATGGATTTCCAGGGGATGGAGAATCTTCCGGACCATTATATCTCAAATAACGCGTATCTCACGCATACTGTGAACGCGTATCATATTCTTTTTCCGGAAGGGGAAAGGTTCTTCATCAAAAGCGTAAAAGCGTTTGCGGATCGGGTCCAAGATCCCGGTCTTTCTTCCCGGGTGAAATCCTTTATCGGACAGGAAGTCCAACACGGCAAAGAACATGAAAAGATTCTGGAAGTCTTAAAAGGTCAGGGGCGTCCGATCTCCTTCATGGTGAAGGTTTACGAGAAGACCGCTTTCGGTTTCTTTCTTCCTTTATTCGAATTCCTTTTCGGCAAGAAATTAAAGCTCTCCGTTACCGCGGGATTAGAGCATTATACCGCAAGTATGGCGGAGATTTCCATCCGTCATAATCTTCACGAAGACGCTTACGGAGAGATGAGAAATCTTCTTCTTTGGCATGCTTGCGAGGAGATAGAGCATAAGTCCGTGGCTTACGACGTTTTGCAAACGGTCTCCAAAAGCTATTTCCTAAGGATTCTGGGTTTTATCATCGCCTCTTTCATGTTCTGGGGTTATTCCCTGAGTTTCCAACATTGGTTCTTGCTTACGGACAAGAAAGTGGGGATTCGCAAGTATTTCCAAGACTTAAGAGCGTCTAGGGATTACGGAAAGATTCTTTATCCGCAGATTTTCAGAGCGGCACTTTTGTATTTTAAAAAGGATTTTCATCCGGACCAAACCGGAGGATACGAGCTCGCCAACGAGGCGCTCGTAACTATCTAA